The following coding sequences are from one Alosa alosa isolate M-15738 ecotype Scorff River chromosome 3, AALO_Geno_1.1, whole genome shotgun sequence window:
- the LOC125292270 gene encoding LOW QUALITY PROTEIN: verrucotoxin subunit beta-like (The sequence of the model RefSeq protein was modified relative to this genomic sequence to represent the inferred CDS: deleted 1 base in 1 codon; substituted 1 base at 1 genomic stop codon) yields MASFDDNTIQTAALGRPFQLGMLYDSRKDTLIPGITLWDQVELQRNRSVKKQNNTEFNVTTSDSIEEKSDSLKISGSLKLSLLGGLVDVGGSAKYFQDTKKSHKQARVTLQYKTTTKFETLTMAHLGCGQVSHPNVFEDDTATHVVTAILYGAGAYFVFDRESSSEDKKEQVEGEAKLTFSKLKFLTVDAEASLSMDNTEKTAVEKFSCTFHGDFNLPTNPTSFSDAVKVYIDLPNMLGWKGEYAVPLTVWLYPLCKLDSRAARLKIDISNDLIKYSSEIIEGLTTAEMRCRDILKDTAAATFPAMKEKVQTLIYNCRQYKLDFMQKLGSVLPSIRGGGKEESALLDVLKAHKSSPFNSKDLDKWLTSKEKESDTLQSYLKQLDNLDAKMDNNLDDLLFAXKNVVCFSFTSIDHTDHFLVNLSNYLKPSGVMDSPTESTDLQARNTDWLSTDTKTRMRTQFKLFQELKGMNNSDDTKFIVVSKYDKSHPGACIFIYEDGNDNAILFVPPSKPDTPIKTTTGVSHDRVTVQVSDPDSATVEYRVEYREKQNEETEWKSHPVRKNQEPVTLSGLKPETEYEIRATAVGKLSYAVSSDVCRAVTLKAVGPPTEVKVTEVKANSITLTWSSPSVQHYESVEQYIIEFRKESSNQWQTKSTGKEVYTFTLKNLKENTTYSIRICTGAGVGVSKPGEELQIKTKKIPLKKKFILLSGDPPVYKLKPTGVCNLNQMVFGKVPAKNPSNKTIMVVGATGSGKTTLINGMINYILGVEWEDNWRFKLIHEETNQTQACSQTSEVTAYQIHHTDEFKVPYSLTIIDTPGFGDTRGIKQDKEITDKIRIFSQSRVELIALMQCVL; encoded by the exons ATGGCTTCATTTGATGATAATACCATTCAGACAGCAGCCCTGGGTAGACCATTCCAGCTCGGGATGCTGTACGACAGCCGGAAGGACACTCTTATTCCCG GTATAACCTTATGGGATCAAGTGGAGTTACAGAGGAACAGAAgtgtgaaaaaacaaaataatactgAATTTAATGTCACAACATCAGATTCAATTGAGGAGAAGTCGGATTCATTGAAGATCTCTGGCTCTCTGAAACTAAGTCTCTTAGGAGGACTGGTGGATGTGGGAGGATCAGCTAAATATTTCCAAGACACAAAGAAATCTCACAAACAAGCCCGTGTGACTCTTCagtacaaaacaacaacaaaatttGAAACATTAACAATGGCTCACCTGGGTTGTGGACAGGTGTCTCATCCTAACGTGTTTGAAGATGACACTGCCACTCATGTCGTCACAGCCATCTTGTACGGAGCTGGTGCCTactttgtgtttgacagagaatCATCTTCAGAGGATAAGAAGGAACAAGTGGAGGGGGAGGCTAAACTCACCTTCAGTAAACTGAAATTCCTCACAGTAGATGCTGAGGCATCTTTAAGCATGGATAATACTGAAAAGACAGCAGTTGAGAAATTTAGCTGCACATTTCATGGAGACTTCAATTTACCCACCAACCCAACATCCttcagtgatgctgtgaaagtTTACATAGACCTTCCAAACATGCTCGGATGGAAAGGAGAATATGCTGTTCCACTCACGGTGTGGCTGTACCCTCTGTGCAAGTTGGATTCAAGAGCTGCAAGACTGAAAATAGACATCAGTAATGACCTCATCAAATACTCATCAGAAATAATAGAGGGTTTAACCACAGCAGAGATGAGATGTAGAGACATACTGAAAGacactgcagcagcaacatttcctgCTATGAAAGAGAAGGTTCAGACTTTGATATATAATTGCCGTCAGTACAAGCTTGACTTCATGCAGAAGCTCGGGTCAGTGCTTCCTTCTATCCGAGGGGGTGGGAAAGAGGAAAGTGCCCTTTTAGACGTGCTGAAGGCACATAAGAGTTCTCCATTCAACAGCAAAGATCTGGATAAGTGGCTCACAAGCAAGGAGAAGGAATCTGATACACTTCAGTCTTACCTCAAGCAACTGGACAATCTGGATGCAAAAATGGACAACAATTTGGATGACCTTTTGTTTGCA TAAAaaaatgttgtgtgtttttcattCACCTCTATTGACCACACTGATCATTTTCTTGTGAACCTGTCCAATTATCTTAAACCATCAGGAGTGATGGATTCTCCCACAGAATCCACTGATCTACAGGCTAGAAACACAGATTGGCTCTCCACTGATACTAAAACAAGGATGAGGACACAATTTAAACTGTTTCAAGAACTGAAGGGGATGAACAACAGTGATGACACCAAATTCATAGTTGTTTCAAAATACGACAAGAGTCATCCTGGGGCATGTATTTTCATATATGAAGATGGAAATGATAATGCAATCCTCTTTGTTCCTCCATCAAAACCTGACACTCCAATCAAAACCACTACTGGTGTTTCACATGACAGAGTAACAGTTCAGGTGTCTGACCCAGACTCTGCCACTGTAGAGTACCGAGTAGaatacagagagaaacagaatgagGAGACTGAATGGAAATCCCACCCAGTGCGGAAGAACCAAGAGCCAGTAACTCTGTCAGGACTGAAGCCAGAGACTGAGTATGAGATCAGAGCCACAGCTGTGGGTAAACTCAGCTATGCTGTCAGCAGTGATGTTTGCAGAGCTGTGACCCTCAAAGCAGTCGGTCCACCAACTGAGGTAAAGGTGACTGAAGTGAAAGCAAACTCTATCACCCTGACATGGAGCTCCCCATCTGTCCAACATTATGAATCAGTAGAGCAGTACATCATTGAGTTCAGGAAGGAGAGCAGCAATCAGTGGCAGACCAAGAGCACTGGGAAGGAGGTTTACACATTCACTCTGAAAAACCTTAAAGAGAACACAACCTACTCCATCAGGATATGCACAGGTGCTGGTGTCGGAGTGAGTAAACCTGGTGAAGAATTGCAgattaaaactaaaaaaatacCATTGAAGAAGAAGTTCATTTTGTTGTCAGGTGATCCACCAGTCTACAAACTGAAACCAACAGGAGTTTGTAATCTCAACCAAATGGTTTTTGGAAAAGTACCAGCCAAAAACCCATCAAACAAAACCATCATGGTTGTTGGAGCTACTGGATCTGGCAAGACCACCCTCATCAACGGCATGATCAACTACATACTTGGAGTCGAGTGGGAAGACAACTGGAGATTTAAACTAATACATGAagaaacaaaccaaacacaGGCATGCAGTCAGACCTCTGAGGTGACAGCCTATCAGATTCACCATACAGATGAATTCAAAGTTCCATATTCTCTCACCATCATTGACACTCCAGGGTTTGGGGACACCAGAGGAATCAAACAAGACAAAGAAATCACAGATAAAATAAGAATTTTTTCTCAGTCAAGGGTGGAATTGATAGCATTGATGCAGTGTGTTTTGTAG